A section of the Marinimicrobium koreense genome encodes:
- the hemW gene encoding radical SAM family heme chaperone HemW, whose product MRLPPLSLYIHIPWCVRKCPYCDFNSHQAGDSLPEAEYVAALGADLAAEADLAQGRAIQTVFFGGGTPSLFSAEAIGRILETVDQAVGLASDAEITLEANPGTFEQARFSAYRRAGVNRLSIGVQSFQAEQLHKLGRIHGRDEALAAVAMARQAGFDNINLDLMHGLPEQTTAAACADLQQAIELAPEHLSWYQLTIEPNTHFYSAPPLLPVEDTLADIQQAGEALLAEAGYGQYEVSAYCQPGKPARHNLNYWTYGDYLGIGAGAHGKVTHPERGDITRRWKTRLPAHYLERAAAAPTTTPNAEHPMLAGQETLKPEDLPLDYLLNALRLNEGVPAQAFEAYTGVPLSRLDPAWRELERKGLVHPKDERLCTTDLGRQFLNDVLAAF is encoded by the coding sequence ATGCGCCTCCCCCCGCTTTCGCTCTACATTCACATTCCCTGGTGCGTCCGCAAATGCCCCTACTGCGATTTCAACTCGCACCAGGCCGGTGACTCCCTGCCCGAGGCAGAGTATGTCGCCGCCCTGGGGGCCGACCTGGCCGCCGAGGCTGATTTGGCTCAGGGGCGCGCCATCCAGACGGTGTTTTTCGGCGGCGGCACGCCGAGCCTGTTTTCCGCCGAGGCGATTGGTCGGATTCTGGAAACCGTCGATCAGGCGGTGGGGCTGGCCTCCGATGCGGAGATTACCCTGGAAGCCAACCCCGGCACCTTCGAGCAGGCGCGCTTCAGTGCCTATCGCCGCGCCGGGGTGAACCGGCTGTCCATCGGGGTGCAGAGTTTCCAGGCCGAGCAATTACACAAGCTGGGACGTATTCACGGTCGCGATGAAGCGCTGGCCGCCGTGGCCATGGCACGCCAGGCCGGCTTCGACAATATCAACCTCGACCTGATGCACGGGCTACCTGAGCAGACCACCGCGGCCGCCTGTGCCGACCTGCAGCAGGCCATTGAACTGGCCCCCGAGCACCTGTCTTGGTACCAGTTGACCATCGAGCCCAACACCCATTTTTACAGTGCACCACCGCTGTTGCCGGTGGAGGATACCCTGGCCGATATCCAGCAGGCCGGCGAAGCCCTGCTGGCCGAGGCGGGCTACGGCCAGTATGAGGTGTCCGCCTACTGCCAGCCCGGCAAGCCCGCCCGGCACAACCTCAACTACTGGACCTATGGGGATTATCTGGGCATCGGTGCCGGCGCCCACGGGAAAGTGACCCATCCCGAGCGCGGCGACATCACCCGGCGCTGGAAAACCCGCTTACCCGCTCACTACCTTGAGCGGGCCGCCGCTGCACCGACCACGACCCCGAACGCGGAGCACCCGATGCTCGCCGGGCAGGAGACCCTCAAGCCCGAGGACCTGCCACTGGATTACCTGCTCAATGCTCTGCGCCTGAACGAGGGCGTACCGGCGCAAGCATTCGAGGCGTACACCGGTGTCCCTTTGTCCAGACTCGACCCGGCCTGGCGCGAACTGGAGCGCAAGGGACTGGTACACCCCAAAGACGAGCGCCTGTGTACCACCGACCTCGGGCGCCAGTTTCTCAACGACGTATTGGCCGCTTTTTAG
- a CDS encoding sugar porter family MFS transporter, translated as MTHTINHARLLFWSFTVALGGFLFGFDTAVISGAEQAIQAQWALSDALIGLMVSSALAGTVIGAIFGGIPCDRYGRKITLFWIGVLYLVSALGSALAPDVYSLMLFRFLGGLGVGASSVAAPVYISEIAPTGLRGRLTAMFQFNLVFGILCAYLSNYGVASAGGDWRIMLGVEVVPALLFVILILFVPRSPRWLITRRGAHDEARRVLTMIDPSRVEQALAEIEHSHKQKAQGSELREFLSGRYRWPILLAFLFAFFNQVSGINAVIYYAPRIFSMAGMESSAALLSSAGLGLVNLVFTLIGLALIDRFGRRFLMYIGSFGYILSLTSLALIFHLEAFGGSLVPLLIFVFIASHAIGQGACIWVFIAEIFPNSVRGYGMSLGSGTHWVFAALVAFSFPYFAGTLGGAPLFAFFAVMMVLQLLFVRYLMPETKGVSLEDLEVQLSQKR; from the coding sequence ATGACTCATACCATCAATCACGCCAGACTGCTGTTTTGGTCATTCACCGTCGCGCTGGGCGGCTTCCTGTTCGGGTTTGATACCGCCGTCATTTCCGGCGCGGAACAGGCCATCCAGGCACAGTGGGCGCTGTCGGATGCCCTGATCGGCCTGATGGTCTCATCGGCGTTGGCCGGCACGGTCATCGGTGCCATCTTTGGCGGCATTCCCTGCGACCGTTACGGGCGCAAAATAACCCTGTTCTGGATCGGAGTCCTGTATCTGGTCTCGGCGCTCGGTTCGGCCCTCGCCCCCGATGTCTACAGCCTGATGCTGTTCCGCTTTCTTGGCGGGCTCGGCGTGGGCGCCTCCTCGGTGGCCGCTCCGGTGTATATCTCTGAAATCGCCCCCACCGGCCTGCGCGGTCGCCTGACCGCCATGTTTCAGTTCAACCTGGTGTTCGGCATCCTGTGCGCCTACCTGTCCAACTATGGTGTGGCCAGTGCCGGGGGCGACTGGCGCATCATGCTGGGCGTGGAAGTGGTGCCCGCTCTGCTGTTTGTGATTCTGATTCTGTTTGTGCCCCGCAGCCCCCGCTGGCTGATCACCCGGCGCGGCGCCCACGACGAAGCCCGCCGAGTGCTCACGATGATCGACCCCAGTCGAGTCGAACAGGCCCTGGCTGAGATTGAGCACAGCCACAAACAGAAGGCGCAGGGCAGCGAGCTCCGGGAGTTTCTGTCCGGCCGTTATCGCTGGCCGATTCTGCTCGCCTTTCTGTTTGCGTTTTTCAATCAGGTGTCCGGCATCAACGCGGTGATCTATTACGCGCCGCGCATTTTTTCCATGGCGGGCATGGAGAGCAGTGCCGCGCTATTGTCCTCCGCCGGACTCGGGCTGGTGAACCTGGTCTTTACCCTGATCGGGCTGGCGCTGATCGACCGTTTCGGGCGGCGCTTTCTCATGTACATCGGCTCCTTTGGCTACATTCTGTCACTGACCAGCCTGGCCCTGATCTTTCATCTGGAGGCGTTCGGCGGCAGCCTGGTGCCGCTGCTGATTTTCGTGTTCATCGCCTCCCATGCAATCGGTCAGGGCGCCTGCATCTGGGTCTTTATTGCCGAGATCTTCCCCAACAGCGTCCGGGGTTACGGCATGTCCCTGGGCTCGGGCACTCACTGGGTATTTGCCGCCCTGGTCGCGTTCAGCTTTCCGTATTTTGCCGGCACCCTCGGCGGGGCACCGCTATTTGCTTTCTTCGCCGTCATGATGGTGCTGCAACTGCTGTTCGTGCGCTACCTGATGCCCGAGACCAAAGGTGTTTCACTGGAGGACCTGGAGGTCCAACTCAGTCAAAAGCGGTAA
- a CDS encoding alpha/beta hydrolase family protein, which translates to MMKTLSGTRADSLLFNALSILRVCSIALLALLALPTAADSPELEQLASLYGVDPSREMVAISPNGELLAFRTRDGDKDLILVHSLKEGKNITGAHVGEMDPRRLHFVSDQYLIMVASKETRLMGFRGRNEISTAYALNVETGDIEQLLRPGHVIYAGQQGLGRILGISDDGRKLYMPAYVPRSKTDRQPDYALLEVDIEKPRNPKVLEDGHSYTVDWFVGRNGKVLAQERYNEDDYQHEILVRDGDDWRVIYSDNSPRTVASFIGETPDQQSLVMLKEDWDTGRLEYYRLNLNSGKQERLDLNRNDSDIANVRLNAERVAIGITYAGFNPSYHFFDAVLNDRVSKLQAQFKGHSLYVVNADSELNNLVLYLEGPSTAGEFYLSQKDQPVRFLLSAYPGISEAEVQPSVPFEFKARDGLVIPTLLTIPRVHAANPENLPAVVLPHGGPESYDRQEFDALVQSIAARGYAVIQPQFRGSYGFGYEHWAAGLGEWGRAMQDDVSDAVKALSNVGFIDPDRVCIAGASYGGYSALAGAAFTPDLYRCAISIHGVSDLNAMLEHEEKDLGEDHWVIEYFSRSIAKNYFTPERLAAHSPANFASGISAPVLLVHGEEDEIVPIEQSELMLEKLQAANKPVKYLPLKDTGHSYGEEPVRQMLIEEVLAFLDEHLAPSGQTLATTTREAD; encoded by the coding sequence ATGATGAAAACTCTCTCCGGCACTCGCGCCGATTCACTCCTGTTCAACGCTCTCTCCATACTCAGGGTCTGCTCTATCGCCTTGCTCGCCCTACTTGCGCTTCCAACCGCCGCAGACTCACCGGAGTTGGAACAGCTCGCCTCTCTCTACGGTGTCGACCCTTCCCGGGAAATGGTCGCCATTTCGCCCAACGGTGAACTGCTGGCGTTTCGTACCCGGGATGGCGATAAAGACCTGATTCTGGTTCATTCCCTGAAGGAAGGAAAAAACATCACCGGTGCCCACGTCGGGGAAATGGATCCGCGTCGGCTGCATTTTGTCAGCGACCAATACCTGATCATGGTCGCCTCCAAGGAAACCCGTCTGATGGGCTTTCGGGGCCGTAACGAAATCAGTACCGCCTATGCGTTGAACGTCGAGACCGGCGACATCGAACAGTTGTTGCGCCCGGGCCATGTCATCTACGCCGGCCAGCAGGGCCTGGGGCGAATTCTCGGGATTTCCGACGACGGCCGGAAGTTGTACATGCCCGCCTATGTGCCCCGCTCCAAAACCGATCGACAACCCGATTACGCCCTGCTCGAAGTCGATATTGAGAAACCGCGCAATCCCAAGGTCCTGGAAGATGGCCACTCCTATACCGTGGACTGGTTCGTCGGGCGCAACGGAAAAGTCCTGGCGCAGGAGCGTTACAACGAAGACGACTATCAGCACGAGATTCTGGTGCGTGACGGCGATGACTGGCGGGTTATCTATTCGGACAACTCGCCGCGCACCGTGGCCTCGTTTATCGGAGAAACACCGGATCAGCAATCACTGGTGATGCTCAAGGAGGACTGGGATACCGGTCGACTCGAGTATTACCGATTGAACCTGAACAGTGGCAAGCAGGAACGGCTCGACCTCAACCGCAACGATAGCGACATCGCCAACGTCCGTCTCAACGCCGAGCGGGTCGCGATTGGCATCACCTACGCGGGCTTTAACCCCAGCTACCACTTTTTTGATGCCGTGCTGAATGATCGGGTGAGCAAACTTCAGGCACAGTTCAAGGGTCACTCCCTTTATGTGGTCAACGCCGACTCCGAGCTGAACAACCTGGTGCTGTATCTGGAGGGGCCCTCCACCGCCGGCGAGTTTTACCTGTCGCAGAAAGATCAACCGGTGCGTTTTTTGTTGAGTGCCTATCCCGGTATCAGCGAAGCCGAAGTGCAACCCTCGGTACCCTTTGAGTTCAAAGCCCGGGACGGATTGGTCATTCCCACCTTGCTGACCATTCCGCGGGTTCACGCCGCCAACCCGGAAAACCTGCCCGCCGTTGTGCTACCACACGGGGGGCCGGAATCTTACGATCGCCAGGAATTCGACGCGCTGGTTCAGTCGATTGCCGCCCGTGGCTATGCCGTCATTCAGCCCCAGTTCCGTGGCTCTTACGGCTTCGGATACGAGCATTGGGCGGCCGGTCTGGGCGAGTGGGGCCGAGCCATGCAGGATGACGTATCCGATGCGGTAAAAGCCCTGAGCAACGTCGGCTTTATCGATCCGGACCGGGTCTGCATTGCCGGCGCCAGCTACGGCGGTTACTCAGCCCTGGCGGGCGCAGCCTTTACCCCCGATCTGTATCGCTGTGCCATTTCCATACATGGGGTCAGCGACCTGAACGCCATGCTGGAACATGAAGAGAAGGACCTGGGCGAAGACCACTGGGTCATCGAATACTTCTCTCGCTCTATCGCCAAAAACTACTTCACCCCGGAGCGCTTGGCCGCTCACTCGCCCGCCAACTTCGCCAGTGGTATCAGCGCCCCGGTGCTGTTGGTCCACGGGGAAGAAGACGAGATTGTGCCGATTGAGCAATCAGAGCTGATGCTGGAAAAACTGCAGGCGGCCAACAAACCGGTGAAGTACCTGCCGCTGAAAGATACTGGCCACAGTTACGGTGAGGAGCCGGTGCGCCAGATGCTGATCGAGGAGGTACTGGCATTTCTGGATGAGCACCTGGCGCCCTCCGGGCAGACACTGGCAACGACGACCAGAGAGGCAGACTAG
- a CDS encoding DUF6435 family protein, with protein MLSWLKSDPRKKLQKAYEQRLKDAMLAQRSGDIKTYSLLTEEAEGIYQQIKALEADSSR; from the coding sequence ATGTTGAGCTGGCTCAAGTCAGACCCCCGAAAAAAGTTGCAGAAAGCCTACGAACAGCGCCTCAAGGACGCCATGCTCGCCCAGCGCAGTGGCGATATCAAAACCTACTCTTTATTGACCGAAGAGGCCGAGGGGATCTATCAGCAGATCAAAGCCCTGGAAGCCGACAGCAGCCGCTAG
- a CDS encoding DUF4168 domain-containing protein, whose product MRTIKHPVLALLASVGLLFGAATVSAQGEAQAPQAQPQAQAMDVSENQVESFVDAYMAVQGINQEYTQKLQAVEDPEKATELQQEAQTKMQEAVSDSGLSISEYQQIANQAGQSEELRSQIEAELTARIEQDS is encoded by the coding sequence ATGCGTACCATCAAACATCCCGTACTCGCTCTGCTGGCGTCTGTTGGTCTGCTGTTCGGTGCAGCGACCGTTTCCGCCCAGGGCGAAGCGCAAGCCCCGCAGGCCCAGCCTCAGGCTCAAGCAATGGACGTAAGCGAAAACCAGGTGGAAAGCTTCGTGGACGCCTACATGGCGGTTCAGGGCATCAACCAGGAGTACACTCAGAAGCTTCAGGCGGTGGAAGATCCCGAGAAAGCCACCGAACTGCAGCAGGAAGCCCAGACCAAGATGCAGGAAGCAGTGAGCGATTCCGGTCTGTCCATCTCTGAGTACCAGCAGATCGCCAACCAGGCCGGTCAGAGCGAAGAGCTGCGCAGCCAGATTGAGGCGGAGCTGACAGCGCGTATTGAACAGGACTCCTAA
- a CDS encoding sigma-54-dependent transcriptional regulator — protein MPDAPSAAPVDILVIEDDPDLRQLLLEELTDAGHRCAGKGDLASARQWLSEEAPKLVVSDLHLPDGNGLDLLEELRQLPVRPSFIAITAFGTIDQAVDALKRGADDFLTKPLDLDHFTLSITRTLQRQQLEQELSYYRRLLDQGEFHGMIGRSPRMRQLFTQIQQVAQAGGPVLVTGESGVGKELVARAIHRESDRRDGPFIALNCGGIAANLLESELFGHAAGAFTGASKARRGLFAAADGGTLMLDEIGEMPMEMQSSLLRVLQDGRVRPVGSNTEQDLNVRIIAATNRELPDEVSEGRFREDLYYRLETFTIEVPPLRQRGDDLERLIAHMVHQFNQRRQQPVDSLSGEALNLLKRYPFPGNVRELSNIIERAVTFCSERLIGPEHLPERIHQATPTPEPASGDSWQPPTGEGELVSLDAVERSYIHYVLDQVDGNKKRAADILNIGRRTLYRWLETDA, from the coding sequence ATGCCTGACGCCCCCAGTGCCGCTCCCGTGGACATTCTGGTGATCGAGGATGACCCGGACTTGCGTCAATTGTTGCTGGAAGAGCTCACCGATGCCGGTCACCGCTGTGCCGGCAAGGGGGATCTGGCCAGCGCCCGGCAGTGGCTGAGCGAGGAGGCGCCCAAACTGGTGGTCAGCGACCTGCATCTGCCCGATGGCAACGGTCTGGACCTGCTCGAAGAGTTGCGTCAGTTGCCCGTCCGCCCGAGTTTTATCGCCATCACCGCCTTTGGCACCATCGATCAGGCGGTGGATGCCCTCAAACGCGGCGCCGATGACTTTCTGACCAAACCCCTGGACCTGGACCACTTCACCCTGTCCATCACCCGCACTCTACAGCGCCAACAGTTGGAGCAGGAGCTGAGCTACTATCGGCGCCTGCTGGATCAGGGCGAGTTTCACGGCATGATCGGGCGCAGCCCGCGCATGCGCCAACTGTTCACCCAGATACAGCAGGTAGCCCAGGCCGGCGGCCCGGTGCTGGTGACCGGAGAGAGTGGCGTGGGCAAGGAGCTGGTAGCCCGCGCCATTCACCGGGAAAGCGATCGTCGGGATGGCCCATTCATTGCGCTCAACTGCGGCGGCATTGCCGCCAACCTGCTGGAAAGTGAACTGTTCGGCCATGCCGCCGGCGCCTTTACCGGCGCCAGCAAGGCCCGGCGCGGCCTGTTCGCTGCCGCCGACGGCGGCACCCTGATGCTCGATGAGATCGGCGAAATGCCCATGGAGATGCAATCGAGCCTGCTGCGGGTACTGCAGGACGGTCGGGTGCGGCCAGTGGGCAGCAACACCGAACAGGACCTGAACGTGCGCATCATCGCCGCCACCAACCGGGAGCTGCCCGATGAGGTCAGCGAGGGGCGCTTTCGGGAGGATCTCTACTACCGGCTGGAAACCTTCACCATCGAAGTGCCGCCACTGCGCCAACGCGGCGATGACCTGGAGCGGCTTATCGCGCACATGGTGCACCAGTTCAACCAGCGCCGTCAGCAACCGGTGGACAGCCTGAGTGGCGAGGCGCTCAACCTGCTCAAGCGCTACCCCTTCCCGGGCAATGTGCGCGAGCTGTCCAATATCATCGAACGTGCGGTCACTTTCTGCTCGGAGCGCCTGATCGGGCCCGAACACCTGCCCGAGCGGATTCACCAGGCCACGCCAACCCCGGAGCCCGCCTCCGGCGACTCTTGGCAGCCCCCCACCGGCGAGGGCGAGCTGGTGTCGCTGGATGCAGTGGAGCGCAGTTACATCCACTATGTGCTCGATCAGGTGGACGGCAACAAAAAGCGCGCCGCCGATATTCTCAACATCGGTCGCCGCACCCTCTACCGCTGGCTGGAAACCGACGCGTGA
- the rdgB gene encoding RdgB/HAM1 family non-canonical purine NTP pyrophosphatase encodes MQKLVLASGNPGKLKEFQQLLADCGYQVLSQGEFGLDSAEETGLTFVENAILKARHASAQTGLPALADDSGLSVDALDGRPGIYSARYAGPKATDADNNARLLQELEGVPEAERGACYHCVLVLMRHAEDPTPVIAQGQWRGRIRTGPKGEGGFGYDPLFQVLERQCSAAELGKEEKGKISHRAIATRALLAGLTNGAS; translated from the coding sequence ATGCAGAAACTGGTACTCGCCAGTGGCAACCCCGGCAAACTGAAAGAGTTTCAACAACTGCTCGCCGATTGCGGCTATCAGGTCCTCTCCCAGGGCGAGTTCGGACTCGACAGCGCCGAGGAAACCGGCCTGACCTTTGTCGAGAACGCCATCCTGAAAGCGCGCCACGCCAGCGCCCAAACCGGCCTGCCGGCCCTGGCCGATGACTCAGGTCTGTCTGTGGATGCTCTGGATGGCCGCCCCGGCATCTACTCGGCTCGCTACGCTGGCCCGAAGGCCACCGACGCCGATAACAATGCTCGCTTGCTGCAGGAACTCGAGGGCGTCCCCGAGGCCGAGCGCGGCGCCTGCTATCACTGTGTGCTGGTGTTGATGCGCCACGCTGAAGACCCCACCCCGGTGATCGCTCAGGGCCAGTGGCGCGGGCGCATCCGCACCGGACCCAAGGGTGAGGGCGGCTTTGGCTACGACCCTCTGTTTCAGGTCCTCGAACGTCAGTGCAGCGCAGCGGAGCTGGGCAAAGAAGAAAAAGGCAAAATCAGCCACCGGGCCATCGCCACCCGGGCGCTGCTCGCCGGGCTGACCAACGGGGCGTCCTGA
- a CDS encoding sensor histidine kinase, whose product MGLRQPFGLYNIRTALLAFVLAPFLLIMITTAGFSLRQLEQTAETDMEEEIELIARSIRRPLSYALENGHEETLRRTVTSAGDIGRVYGVYVYDEQGNRITAQGPSNVQVQDIEAASLASRGSEQSAFEEIGGEAVFSYFMPLTDSGGRIHGLLQVTRRGSDFVQQIRAFRTRAISILAGSALLVLILVWIGYQRAIGRHIQSMGSGMATVASGRRDHRLDTEGPTELRFLSEGINRMLDSIVASEREITTRREREYQLKHQLHQAEKLAAIGRFAAGVAHELGTPLSVADGKAQRALRRATPEDAKTLQDIRQQLQRMERIIRQLMDFARPVTPEHREVRLTDLMQSSLQQVEEERRKQVVDIQVQASEAPCPALNADRLRLEQALINLLRNAVQATPNGLVRLSWHCTADAVQLVVEDNGPGIDPSIREQLLEPFVTTKPVGVGTGLGLAVVNAVVTEHGGRIDIGTSELGGARFDLTIPFQPPADSPSALNAPEVTPNA is encoded by the coding sequence ATGGGATTGCGACAGCCCTTCGGTCTGTACAACATCCGCACCGCGCTGCTGGCGTTTGTGCTCGCGCCCTTTCTGTTGATCATGATCACCACCGCCGGCTTCAGCCTGCGCCAACTGGAGCAGACAGCGGAAACCGATATGGAGGAGGAAATCGAGCTGATCGCCCGCTCCATTCGCCGCCCCCTGAGCTACGCACTGGAAAATGGCCACGAGGAAACCCTGCGTCGAACCGTGACCTCGGCGGGGGATATCGGTCGGGTGTACGGCGTCTATGTCTACGACGAGCAGGGCAACCGCATCACCGCCCAGGGCCCGAGCAACGTACAGGTACAGGACATTGAGGCCGCCAGCCTCGCCTCCCGGGGCAGCGAGCAGAGCGCCTTTGAGGAAATCGGTGGTGAGGCGGTATTTTCCTACTTCATGCCCCTGACCGACAGTGGGGGGCGGATCCACGGGTTACTCCAGGTCACCCGGCGAGGCAGCGACTTCGTCCAACAGATTCGCGCCTTCCGTACCCGGGCGATCAGCATTCTGGCCGGTTCGGCCCTGCTGGTGCTGATTCTGGTGTGGATCGGCTATCAACGCGCCATTGGTCGCCACATCCAGTCCATGGGGAGCGGTATGGCCACCGTCGCCAGCGGCCGCCGGGACCATCGCCTGGATACCGAGGGCCCCACCGAGCTGCGCTTCCTGTCCGAAGGCATCAATCGGATGCTCGACAGCATCGTCGCCTCCGAGCGGGAAATCACCACTCGTCGGGAACGGGAATACCAACTCAAACACCAGCTACACCAAGCCGAAAAACTGGCCGCCATCGGACGTTTTGCCGCTGGGGTCGCGCACGAGTTGGGCACCCCCTTGAGCGTGGCCGACGGTAAGGCCCAGCGCGCCCTGCGCCGAGCAACCCCCGAGGATGCCAAAACCCTGCAGGACATCCGCCAGCAGCTGCAGCGCATGGAGCGGATCATCCGCCAGCTGATGGATTTTGCCCGCCCGGTGACCCCCGAGCACCGGGAAGTCCGCTTGACCGATCTGATGCAATCCTCCCTGCAGCAGGTGGAAGAGGAGCGTCGCAAACAGGTGGTCGACATCCAGGTTCAGGCGTCCGAGGCCCCCTGCCCCGCACTCAATGCCGATCGCCTGCGCCTGGAGCAGGCACTGATCAACCTGCTGCGCAACGCCGTGCAGGCCACCCCCAACGGCCTCGTCCGGCTGAGTTGGCACTGCACGGCCGACGCCGTGCAGCTCGTGGTGGAGGACAACGGCCCGGGCATCGACCCCTCGATACGCGAACAGCTGCTCGAACCCTTTGTCACCACCAAGCCAGTGGGGGTCGGCACCGGGCTCGGGCTGGCAGTGGTCAACGCCGTGGTCACCGAGCACGGTGGCCGTATCGACATCGGCACCAGCGAGCTCGGCGGGGCCCGCTTTGATCTGACCATCCCCTTTCAGCCCCCGGCCGACTCGCCGTCCGCCCTGAACGCACCTGAGGTAACTCCCAATGCCTGA
- a CDS encoding DUF4426 domain-containing protein produces MSRLLSLTALLALLLSPLTHAQSGSERFGDYQVYYSVFNSTFVLPDIASVHNLVRSEDRALVNVSIARADGGLGLPARLSGTANNLLQQSQTLEFKEISEGDTTYYIAPVRHLNEEMYNFRITIQPEGAEQSFELRFSQKLYIEK; encoded by the coding sequence ATGTCACGCCTGCTGTCCCTGACCGCCCTGCTAGCGCTGCTACTGTCGCCCCTGACCCATGCCCAGAGTGGCTCGGAGCGCTTTGGTGATTACCAGGTGTACTACAGCGTGTTCAACAGCACCTTCGTATTGCCCGACATCGCCAGCGTGCACAATCTGGTGCGCAGTGAAGACCGGGCCCTGGTCAACGTCAGCATTGCCCGCGCCGACGGAGGATTGGGCCTACCCGCCAGACTGAGTGGTACCGCCAACAATCTGTTACAACAGAGCCAGACCCTCGAGTTCAAAGAGATCAGCGAAGGCGACACGACTTACTACATCGCTCCGGTGCGCCATCTCAATGAAGAGATGTACAACTTCCGGATTACCATTCAGCCCGAGGGCGCCGAGCAGAGCTTCGAACTGCGCTTCAGCCAAAAGCTGTACATTGAAAAGTAA